From the genome of Eucalyptus grandis isolate ANBG69807.140 chromosome 2, ASM1654582v1, whole genome shotgun sequence, one region includes:
- the LOC104427599 gene encoding cullin-1 isoform X1, producing MPSGKFSSRVSLGEFLRLVQMGTCLVVGVCVGRGGGVIPAAMNTPPLDLDVEWRHVEQWVVKLKNFIEGLDDTPLSSEDYMMAYASVYNMCTQKPPHDYSQQLYDRYGQEIRKYLLQTVLPSLRCKHNEFLLKEFVQRWENHKVMVRWLAPVFHYLDRYFISRRSLPSLRDIGISCFRSKVFEEIKSKIRDAVIALINQDRDGNQVDKSLLKNFLDVYIEYGIEEIQSDFYEKDFEVYLLEETRIYYSRKASSWIGQDYSHVEDICHSYWSKVEECLKKEKEIISQVLLSRSERKLMEIVHHELFTVYSKQLLEMELSYSLALVKDNKMEDLTRMYRNHKISQFLEPVAKIFKEHVIAEGTALVSQGEDAASNKASDEISARQQVLVVQIIELHHKYLAYVTDCFSNHFLFHKALNESFRTFFNWGPSGLSSGEMLAIYCDNILKAGGNRKLTDETVEKALGKVVELVAYVGDRDLFAEFYRRKLFRRLLVDQSVDEDREKWILTRFKQQYGPYFTSKMETMVKDLELTKDIKTEFEQYLSSDKIANPGVDLTVRVLTSGFWPSTKTTDLNLPSEMVKSMEAFTDFFQRRRKNQKLTWIYSLGNCTLNGNFDPKPIELIVSTYQAAILLLFNGSDRFGYEDIKAQSNMAENDVMRVLHSLSCAKYKILNKYPSTKTILATDEFEFNAMFTDRMRRIKISLPPAEDRRKTIEDVDRDRRFAIDASIVRIMKMRKVLSHQQLVAECIEQLSRLFKPKVRAIKKQIEDLIFREYLERDKDNPISMRYLA from the exons ATGCCGTCCGGGAAATTCTCTTCGCGGGTCTCTCTTGGAGAGTTTCTGCGACTTGTCCAGATGGGCACATGT CTTGTTGTAGGTGTGTGTGTTGGTCGTGGCGGGGGTGTTATTCCTGCGGCAATGAATACTCCTCCTCTGGACCTCGATGTGGAGTGGAGGCATGTGGAACAGTGGGTAGTGAAGCTGAAGAACTTTATTGAGGGGCTCGACGACACGCCGCTCAGCTCAGAAGATTATATGATGGCTTATGC AAGTGTTTACAACATGTGCACTCAAAAGCCGCCCCATGATTATTCTCAGCAGCTTTACGACAGATATGGGCAGGAGATTAGAAAGTATCTGCTCCAGACG GTGTTGCCATCTTTAAGATGTAAACACAATGAGTTTCTGCTGAAGGAGTTTGTGCAAAGATGGGAGAATCATAAAGTGATGGTTAGATGGCTTGCGCCAGTTTTTCATTACCTTGACCGCTATTTTATTTCCCGGAGAAGTTTGCCTTCACTCAGGGACATCGGAATTAGTTGCTTCAGAAGTAAG GTCTTCGaagaaataaaatctaaaattagaGATGCAGTAATTGCACTG ATTAATCAGGACCGTGATGGCAATCAAGTTGACAAATCCTTGCTGAAGAATTTCTTAGATGTCTATATTGAATATGGAATCGAAGAAATACAAAGTGACTTTTATGAAAAAGACTTTGAAGTATATTTGCTTGAGGAAACTAGGATCTATTATTCTCGTAAGGCATCAAGTTGGATCGGGCAGGACTACAGTCACGTGGAGGATATATGTCACAGTTACTGGTCAAAG GTCGAAGAATGcttgaaaaaggagaaagaaataatctcaCAAGTTCTATTATCAAGGAGTGAGCGGAAGTTGATGGAG ATAGTCCATCATGAGCTCTTCACAGTCTACTCAAAACAGCTACTTGAAATGGAGCTGTCTTACTCACTTGCATTAGTTAAAGATAATAAG ATGGAGGATCTTACAAGGATGTACCGTAATCATAAAATATCTCAGTTCTTGGAGCCTGTagccaaaatttttaaagag CACGTTATCGCTGAAGGCACAGCCTTAGTCTCGCAGGGTGAAGATGCTGCAAGCAACAAG GCTTCAGATGAGATCTCAGCACGGCAGCAG GTTCTTGTGGTGCAGATAATTGAGCTTCATCACAAGTATCTGGCATATGTTACCGATTGTTTCTCAAACCACTTTCTGTTTCACAAG GCCCTTAATGAAAGTTTCAGGACTTTCTTCAACTGGGGTCCTTCTGGTCTCTCAAGTGGGGAAATGCTAGCAATTTACTGTGACAATATCCTGAAGGCAGGTGGAAATAGGAAACTAACTGATGAAACAGTCGAGAAAGCGCTCGGAAAG GTTGTAGAATTGGTTGCTTACGTTGGCGACAGAGACTTATTTGCCGAATTCTACAG GAGAAAACTTTTTCGGCGGTTACTTGTTGATCAGAGTGTTGATGAAGATCGTGAAAAGTGGATCTTGACTAGGTTTAAGCAGCAATATGGGCCATACTTCACTTCAAAGATGGAGACCATG GTCAAGGATTTGGAATTGACTAAGGATATCAAGACCGAGTTCGAGCAGTATCTCTCGAGTGACAAAATTGCAAACCCTGGTGTAGATCTGACAGTGAGAGTCCTCACTAGTGGATTCTGGCCAAGTACCAAAACCACTGATCTCAACCTTCCCTCTGAGATG GTAAAGAGCATGGAAGCTTTCACAGATTtctttcaaaggaggaggaaaaaccAGAAACTCACATGGATATACTCATTGGGAAATTGCACTCTTAATGGCAATTTTGACCCGAAACCTATTGAACTAATCGTGTCAACATATCAG GCTGCGATTCTGCTTCTATTTAATGGATCGGATCGATTTGGGTATGAAGATATCAAGGCACAGTCAAACATGGCAGAGAATGACGTAATGAGAGTGCTGCATTCCCTCTCTTGTGCAAAGTACAAGATTTTAAATAAGTACCCTAGTACAAAAACAATCTTGGCCACTGATGAGTTTGAGTTCAATGCAATGTTCACTGATAGAATGAGGCGAATCAAG ATTTCTCTTCCACCTGCAGAAGATAGGAGGAAGACAATTGAAGATGTTGACCGAGATAGGCGATTTGCTATTGACGCTTCAATTGTGCGGATAATGAAGATGCGCAAGGTTTTAAGTCATCAGCAGTTAGTTGCGGAGTGTATTGAGCAGCTGTCTCGCCTCTTCAAG CCGAAAGTGAGAGCGATCAAGAAGCAGATTGAAGATTTGATCTTCCGAGAATACCTAGAGAGGGACAAGGATAATCCAATCTCGATGAGATACTTGGCATAA
- the LOC104427599 gene encoding cullin-1 isoform X2: MCVCVGRGGGVIPAAMNTPPLDLDVEWRHVEQWVVKLKNFIEGLDDTPLSSEDYMMAYASVYNMCTQKPPHDYSQQLYDRYGQEIRKYLLQTVLPSLRCKHNEFLLKEFVQRWENHKVMVRWLAPVFHYLDRYFISRRSLPSLRDIGISCFRSKVFEEIKSKIRDAVIALINQDRDGNQVDKSLLKNFLDVYIEYGIEEIQSDFYEKDFEVYLLEETRIYYSRKASSWIGQDYSHVEDICHSYWSKVEECLKKEKEIISQVLLSRSERKLMEIVHHELFTVYSKQLLEMELSYSLALVKDNKMEDLTRMYRNHKISQFLEPVAKIFKEHVIAEGTALVSQGEDAASNKASDEISARQQVLVVQIIELHHKYLAYVTDCFSNHFLFHKALNESFRTFFNWGPSGLSSGEMLAIYCDNILKAGGNRKLTDETVEKALGKVVELVAYVGDRDLFAEFYRRKLFRRLLVDQSVDEDREKWILTRFKQQYGPYFTSKMETMVKDLELTKDIKTEFEQYLSSDKIANPGVDLTVRVLTSGFWPSTKTTDLNLPSEMVKSMEAFTDFFQRRRKNQKLTWIYSLGNCTLNGNFDPKPIELIVSTYQAAILLLFNGSDRFGYEDIKAQSNMAENDVMRVLHSLSCAKYKILNKYPSTKTILATDEFEFNAMFTDRMRRIKISLPPAEDRRKTIEDVDRDRRFAIDASIVRIMKMRKVLSHQQLVAECIEQLSRLFKPKVRAIKKQIEDLIFREYLERDKDNPISMRYLA, encoded by the exons ATGT GTGTGTGTGTTGGTCGTGGCGGGGGTGTTATTCCTGCGGCAATGAATACTCCTCCTCTGGACCTCGATGTGGAGTGGAGGCATGTGGAACAGTGGGTAGTGAAGCTGAAGAACTTTATTGAGGGGCTCGACGACACGCCGCTCAGCTCAGAAGATTATATGATGGCTTATGC AAGTGTTTACAACATGTGCACTCAAAAGCCGCCCCATGATTATTCTCAGCAGCTTTACGACAGATATGGGCAGGAGATTAGAAAGTATCTGCTCCAGACG GTGTTGCCATCTTTAAGATGTAAACACAATGAGTTTCTGCTGAAGGAGTTTGTGCAAAGATGGGAGAATCATAAAGTGATGGTTAGATGGCTTGCGCCAGTTTTTCATTACCTTGACCGCTATTTTATTTCCCGGAGAAGTTTGCCTTCACTCAGGGACATCGGAATTAGTTGCTTCAGAAGTAAG GTCTTCGaagaaataaaatctaaaattagaGATGCAGTAATTGCACTG ATTAATCAGGACCGTGATGGCAATCAAGTTGACAAATCCTTGCTGAAGAATTTCTTAGATGTCTATATTGAATATGGAATCGAAGAAATACAAAGTGACTTTTATGAAAAAGACTTTGAAGTATATTTGCTTGAGGAAACTAGGATCTATTATTCTCGTAAGGCATCAAGTTGGATCGGGCAGGACTACAGTCACGTGGAGGATATATGTCACAGTTACTGGTCAAAG GTCGAAGAATGcttgaaaaaggagaaagaaataatctcaCAAGTTCTATTATCAAGGAGTGAGCGGAAGTTGATGGAG ATAGTCCATCATGAGCTCTTCACAGTCTACTCAAAACAGCTACTTGAAATGGAGCTGTCTTACTCACTTGCATTAGTTAAAGATAATAAG ATGGAGGATCTTACAAGGATGTACCGTAATCATAAAATATCTCAGTTCTTGGAGCCTGTagccaaaatttttaaagag CACGTTATCGCTGAAGGCACAGCCTTAGTCTCGCAGGGTGAAGATGCTGCAAGCAACAAG GCTTCAGATGAGATCTCAGCACGGCAGCAG GTTCTTGTGGTGCAGATAATTGAGCTTCATCACAAGTATCTGGCATATGTTACCGATTGTTTCTCAAACCACTTTCTGTTTCACAAG GCCCTTAATGAAAGTTTCAGGACTTTCTTCAACTGGGGTCCTTCTGGTCTCTCAAGTGGGGAAATGCTAGCAATTTACTGTGACAATATCCTGAAGGCAGGTGGAAATAGGAAACTAACTGATGAAACAGTCGAGAAAGCGCTCGGAAAG GTTGTAGAATTGGTTGCTTACGTTGGCGACAGAGACTTATTTGCCGAATTCTACAG GAGAAAACTTTTTCGGCGGTTACTTGTTGATCAGAGTGTTGATGAAGATCGTGAAAAGTGGATCTTGACTAGGTTTAAGCAGCAATATGGGCCATACTTCACTTCAAAGATGGAGACCATG GTCAAGGATTTGGAATTGACTAAGGATATCAAGACCGAGTTCGAGCAGTATCTCTCGAGTGACAAAATTGCAAACCCTGGTGTAGATCTGACAGTGAGAGTCCTCACTAGTGGATTCTGGCCAAGTACCAAAACCACTGATCTCAACCTTCCCTCTGAGATG GTAAAGAGCATGGAAGCTTTCACAGATTtctttcaaaggaggaggaaaaaccAGAAACTCACATGGATATACTCATTGGGAAATTGCACTCTTAATGGCAATTTTGACCCGAAACCTATTGAACTAATCGTGTCAACATATCAG GCTGCGATTCTGCTTCTATTTAATGGATCGGATCGATTTGGGTATGAAGATATCAAGGCACAGTCAAACATGGCAGAGAATGACGTAATGAGAGTGCTGCATTCCCTCTCTTGTGCAAAGTACAAGATTTTAAATAAGTACCCTAGTACAAAAACAATCTTGGCCACTGATGAGTTTGAGTTCAATGCAATGTTCACTGATAGAATGAGGCGAATCAAG ATTTCTCTTCCACCTGCAGAAGATAGGAGGAAGACAATTGAAGATGTTGACCGAGATAGGCGATTTGCTATTGACGCTTCAATTGTGCGGATAATGAAGATGCGCAAGGTTTTAAGTCATCAGCAGTTAGTTGCGGAGTGTATTGAGCAGCTGTCTCGCCTCTTCAAG CCGAAAGTGAGAGCGATCAAGAAGCAGATTGAAGATTTGATCTTCCGAGAATACCTAGAGAGGGACAAGGATAATCCAATCTCGATGAGATACTTGGCATAA
- the LOC104427599 gene encoding cullin-1 isoform X3: MNTPPLDLDVEWRHVEQWVVKLKNFIEGLDDTPLSSEDYMMAYASVYNMCTQKPPHDYSQQLYDRYGQEIRKYLLQTVLPSLRCKHNEFLLKEFVQRWENHKVMVRWLAPVFHYLDRYFISRRSLPSLRDIGISCFRSKVFEEIKSKIRDAVIALINQDRDGNQVDKSLLKNFLDVYIEYGIEEIQSDFYEKDFEVYLLEETRIYYSRKASSWIGQDYSHVEDICHSYWSKVEECLKKEKEIISQVLLSRSERKLMEIVHHELFTVYSKQLLEMELSYSLALVKDNKMEDLTRMYRNHKISQFLEPVAKIFKEHVIAEGTALVSQGEDAASNKASDEISARQQVLVVQIIELHHKYLAYVTDCFSNHFLFHKALNESFRTFFNWGPSGLSSGEMLAIYCDNILKAGGNRKLTDETVEKALGKVVELVAYVGDRDLFAEFYRRKLFRRLLVDQSVDEDREKWILTRFKQQYGPYFTSKMETMVKDLELTKDIKTEFEQYLSSDKIANPGVDLTVRVLTSGFWPSTKTTDLNLPSEMVKSMEAFTDFFQRRRKNQKLTWIYSLGNCTLNGNFDPKPIELIVSTYQAAILLLFNGSDRFGYEDIKAQSNMAENDVMRVLHSLSCAKYKILNKYPSTKTILATDEFEFNAMFTDRMRRIKISLPPAEDRRKTIEDVDRDRRFAIDASIVRIMKMRKVLSHQQLVAECIEQLSRLFKPKVRAIKKQIEDLIFREYLERDKDNPISMRYLA, translated from the exons ATGAATACTCCTCCTCTGGACCTCGATGTGGAGTGGAGGCATGTGGAACAGTGGGTAGTGAAGCTGAAGAACTTTATTGAGGGGCTCGACGACACGCCGCTCAGCTCAGAAGATTATATGATGGCTTATGC AAGTGTTTACAACATGTGCACTCAAAAGCCGCCCCATGATTATTCTCAGCAGCTTTACGACAGATATGGGCAGGAGATTAGAAAGTATCTGCTCCAGACG GTGTTGCCATCTTTAAGATGTAAACACAATGAGTTTCTGCTGAAGGAGTTTGTGCAAAGATGGGAGAATCATAAAGTGATGGTTAGATGGCTTGCGCCAGTTTTTCATTACCTTGACCGCTATTTTATTTCCCGGAGAAGTTTGCCTTCACTCAGGGACATCGGAATTAGTTGCTTCAGAAGTAAG GTCTTCGaagaaataaaatctaaaattagaGATGCAGTAATTGCACTG ATTAATCAGGACCGTGATGGCAATCAAGTTGACAAATCCTTGCTGAAGAATTTCTTAGATGTCTATATTGAATATGGAATCGAAGAAATACAAAGTGACTTTTATGAAAAAGACTTTGAAGTATATTTGCTTGAGGAAACTAGGATCTATTATTCTCGTAAGGCATCAAGTTGGATCGGGCAGGACTACAGTCACGTGGAGGATATATGTCACAGTTACTGGTCAAAG GTCGAAGAATGcttgaaaaaggagaaagaaataatctcaCAAGTTCTATTATCAAGGAGTGAGCGGAAGTTGATGGAG ATAGTCCATCATGAGCTCTTCACAGTCTACTCAAAACAGCTACTTGAAATGGAGCTGTCTTACTCACTTGCATTAGTTAAAGATAATAAG ATGGAGGATCTTACAAGGATGTACCGTAATCATAAAATATCTCAGTTCTTGGAGCCTGTagccaaaatttttaaagag CACGTTATCGCTGAAGGCACAGCCTTAGTCTCGCAGGGTGAAGATGCTGCAAGCAACAAG GCTTCAGATGAGATCTCAGCACGGCAGCAG GTTCTTGTGGTGCAGATAATTGAGCTTCATCACAAGTATCTGGCATATGTTACCGATTGTTTCTCAAACCACTTTCTGTTTCACAAG GCCCTTAATGAAAGTTTCAGGACTTTCTTCAACTGGGGTCCTTCTGGTCTCTCAAGTGGGGAAATGCTAGCAATTTACTGTGACAATATCCTGAAGGCAGGTGGAAATAGGAAACTAACTGATGAAACAGTCGAGAAAGCGCTCGGAAAG GTTGTAGAATTGGTTGCTTACGTTGGCGACAGAGACTTATTTGCCGAATTCTACAG GAGAAAACTTTTTCGGCGGTTACTTGTTGATCAGAGTGTTGATGAAGATCGTGAAAAGTGGATCTTGACTAGGTTTAAGCAGCAATATGGGCCATACTTCACTTCAAAGATGGAGACCATG GTCAAGGATTTGGAATTGACTAAGGATATCAAGACCGAGTTCGAGCAGTATCTCTCGAGTGACAAAATTGCAAACCCTGGTGTAGATCTGACAGTGAGAGTCCTCACTAGTGGATTCTGGCCAAGTACCAAAACCACTGATCTCAACCTTCCCTCTGAGATG GTAAAGAGCATGGAAGCTTTCACAGATTtctttcaaaggaggaggaaaaaccAGAAACTCACATGGATATACTCATTGGGAAATTGCACTCTTAATGGCAATTTTGACCCGAAACCTATTGAACTAATCGTGTCAACATATCAG GCTGCGATTCTGCTTCTATTTAATGGATCGGATCGATTTGGGTATGAAGATATCAAGGCACAGTCAAACATGGCAGAGAATGACGTAATGAGAGTGCTGCATTCCCTCTCTTGTGCAAAGTACAAGATTTTAAATAAGTACCCTAGTACAAAAACAATCTTGGCCACTGATGAGTTTGAGTTCAATGCAATGTTCACTGATAGAATGAGGCGAATCAAG ATTTCTCTTCCACCTGCAGAAGATAGGAGGAAGACAATTGAAGATGTTGACCGAGATAGGCGATTTGCTATTGACGCTTCAATTGTGCGGATAATGAAGATGCGCAAGGTTTTAAGTCATCAGCAGTTAGTTGCGGAGTGTATTGAGCAGCTGTCTCGCCTCTTCAAG CCGAAAGTGAGAGCGATCAAGAAGCAGATTGAAGATTTGATCTTCCGAGAATACCTAGAGAGGGACAAGGATAATCCAATCTCGATGAGATACTTGGCATAA